ACTCAATCGCACCATATCGGTCGTGGGCTGCCACTGTGCCGGCGAGGTTGGCGATGTCATTGTCGGTGGGGTTCTCAATCCACCTAACTGCAAGACCATGTATGAAAAGCTCGTCTATTTCCAGAATGAGGCCGACGACGTCCGACAACTCCTGATGAATGAACCACGAGGCCGACCGGCTATGTGCATGAACCTCGTCCTCCCACCCTGCGACCCTCGCGCCGATGCCGGGTTTATTATTATGGAGAGCGACGAGTATCCTCCCATGTCAGGCGGTAATACTATCTGCACGGCGACGGTGCTGTTGGACACGGGCATGGTGAAAATGACGGAGCCTGTGACGAAGCTGGTCCTGGACACACCGTCGGGTCTAGTCGGGGTAACGGCAGATTGTGAAGATGGGAAATGCAAAGCTATCTCCTTTGATAATGTGCCCAGCTTTGTATACAAATTGGATCTTCCGGTGGAGGTGCTTGGGTTGGGGACGGTGAAGGTTGATATTGCCTGGGGTGGAATGCATTATGCCATCGTGGATGCTCGGTCGATCGGTCTCAAGATCGCCAATGAGAATGGTCCGAAGCTGATTGAACTGGGCGAGAGAATCAAACAGGCCGTGAGAAACACCTATACACCGGTTCATCCAGAGAATGACCAGATCCGGGAGGTGACGATTGTTGAGTTCACCGAGCCACTGCATCAAAAGGGTGACAAGAGGGTTGCTGTGAACACGGTGGTAGTATCCCCCGGCAGGTTTGATCGATGCCCTTGCGGCACAGGAAGCTCAGCCAGGATGGCTGTCTTAAACGCCAGAGGCGAGCTTCAAGTAGGGGAGAGTTTTGTCCACCAGAGCATCATC
This window of the Aspergillus flavus chromosome 8, complete sequence genome carries:
- a CDS encoding putative proline racemase A precursor: MRLNRTISVVGCHCAGEVGDVIVGGVLNPPNCKTMYEKLVYFQNEADDVRQLLMNEPRGRPAMCMNLVLPPCDPRADAGFIIMESDEYPPMSGGNTICTATVLLDTGMVKMTEPVTKLVLDTPSGLVGVTADCEDGKCKAISFDNVPSFVYKLDLPVEVLGLGTVKVDIAWGGMHYAIVDARSIGLKIANENGPKLIELGERIKQAVRNTYTPVHPENDQIREVTIVEFTEPLHQKGDKRVAVNTVVVSPGRFDRCPCGTGSSARMAVLNARGELQVGESFVHQSIIGSTFTCHIRGTTTVGQYDAVLPTVKGSAWITGFKQMVLDPSDPFPAGFRVGDQWHVRQQQ